The window tgacaggtttctttcagtttccttcaagcAAATCCACCCGCAAgcttttggtcagctcgaggctacagttgaagacacttgcccaaagtcccatggagtgggactgaacccggaaccatgtggttagtaagcaagctacttaccacacagcagacacacatatatatatatatacgacaagcttctttcagtatccacctaccaaaaccactcgcaagcctttggttggcctgaggatataatagaagacacttggccaagatgtcaagcagtgggactgaacccagaaccatgtgtttgggaagcaaactacctACCACAAAACCATGCTTGCATATTATTTTGAAGAcatgattgttcatttttagaatgacattgtaggagagGTGTGAAAGGTTGcgaccagtttgaacatgaatCAGGTAGAATGTTTGGATCATATGTGGCCAGTCTGTGCATAACTAGAAAACCTACAATGGGGAAACGGAAGCAAGCTACTTGATAGAAAAGATTGGCTGTTGTACTTTAACCCGTCATTATACAGACATTCTAGAATATGTTTCTCTATGTTAGCATTAATTTTCATAATCATCTTAACAGCTTATTCCTTACTAATTCACATATTTTATTACAGTATCCTTATTATGTaagttatcaaattaaaaaaacaaacaaaaaatccttATCATACCATATTGTTAACCTCCATGAATGTGTAGCTGATTTGTTATTTTGCAAGTAATTTAACTGTTGCGTTGTAATTATAAAAGTACTGCAGTATACCAatacattaaacattttaaaaagttcTCCTTCACACTCATGATATTTACAGGGTGATCTATGTCTATCATGTAACACCTTTGATAAATGTATCATACATTCAGAATTAGATTCTCTGGTAGACAACAGAAGTGAATTGTACTAAAAATAGGTCACAAGCTCCAGGATTAACATCTATATATCAGATGAAACTAAGCAAATAGATCAAAGTATTCTACTAAAACATCATAAGCATTGCCTTAGAATGCACACATATCACCCCTCACCAAGAAACCATGCATTTTTCCTTGACCCCTACATATAATTAACctattagcattcagattattctgctaaatgtaatgtttgttttgaattaatcatgaattttcTCATAGAATTTTTCAtgatgtgattacttatttttgttgGACATTGTAGGGCCGGTGTGAGAAGTTGTCTCTGGCTGGTTTaagcataaaacaggcagaatatgtccagtttgaatgctaaagagttaaagctaAAAATGTAGAATGCCTGTCCACAACCAAAACACAAAGCCCACACTCTTTGTGTAACAAAGGAACATAGTTAACAACTTCActtcccacttttttttcttcttttaaagaaGTAATTCACCaaaatacaaattaagaaatcTTCAACAAACCTAAAATTTCTTTACATGTCCCAGCAAGAGTTTTAGACATGCTTCGATCTCTCATTACTCTAGCAACACCCAAAATATCATCAAATGTTAGGTTTCCGTTGTGTTTAACTGAAAGAAAAATGCAGAAATACATTTAGAAtcatttatataaaagaatacaagatatATAATGAGGcagcacacacaccaacatctcAAACTATTAGATATAGCAGCCGAATCTATTTTTACCAACTGTGACAGTGGCAAGTATTTACTATGGCATttagttgaccaaagccttgagtggatttggtagatggaaattaaatGTAGTCCATCATGCATGCCTGCGTGTGTGAACATGTCTCCTAGCTTCAATATTTCATGACTGTtgcaaataaatattattcatttccaatactctctgaaacatatctggccatggggaaacatTAGCTCAttaagaaacaggcatggaagggcATTTGACCATAGAAAACTTGCTTTTAGATAATGTCTTACTAAACCATGCAAACCATGGAAAAGCGggcattaaaatgataaaatcaaCAATCTTTTCTTTCTCCGGGTAGCCATGATGTCAAAGAGCACTTGTTCTGCACACAGAAAGATGCAGTGATCATAGGCCTCCAAACATGCACATTACAAAACAACCTGTCAGCTCAACACATGCAGTTGATAACACTGACCTAAGAAGAATCAAAAATAAATTTGgttggatttgaacccagaacataaaagacCACAACTAAATAGTGCAAAGAATTTTGCCAAACACACTTATGATATAGTTAGTCGACAACTTTGATAATGAAGAATGATTCAAATTTCAAAAGATATGcacaaagaggaagaaaaaaataaaaaggctaCTCACCATGTTTTACTTTCTTACGGTCCCTTGGTGGCTCTTTGAGAGCTTTGATTATAAGTGATGCAGCACTAGGTACAATAGACACTGCAGCTTGACGATTCTGGATTGTTAATTTTACAGTAATTTTCAGTCCTTTACAGTCAGCTGTACCTTTGGCAATATCATCACCAACTTTCTTGGGAGactgaaatagagagagagaaaatttttttttatataaacaccAACCCAATAAATAAACCACAACAAATTTGTGTTGAATAGCAAAATATATCAGACTTTTCTCAACCATTACAACACTAAATGACTAACCAGGGTATAAAACACTTTTTgcaaaatgattgaaaaatattGCACTTTTATATAGATACTTCACTTCTAATAAAATTTCATCAGGAAAAGGcaatttaatgttaaaaaaacactctttctctcgtgtttgaaatatatatagacacaagcgtgattgtgtagtaaaaagctcgcttcccaaccatacTGTTCCAGGTTCAAGTCctaatgtgtggcaccttaggcaagtgtcttttattatagccttaaGTCAATCAAAGctctgagtggaattggtagacagaaaccagttgtggtgtgtgtgtatatatatatgtatataggtgtgtctgtgcttattctctgtaacttagtagtcCAGCAAAAGATACAGAATaagtggggttgattcatttggcaAAAAATTtctcaaagcagtgctccagtatggctacagtttATAACTTAAAATGGTATTAAAACATTTAGATTGTTTTATAACCAATAAATACTGCAACACTCCGACCAAACACTGAAATCATATCAAGGGAGTCCAATTTCAAGTTTGCTCAACCAAACATTAACAGCATGACTGGGGCTAAGAAGCTCagtttgcaatcacatggtttagatttggtcccactgtgcagcaccttgggcaagtatcttctatgtTACGGGGTGGGTGGGCATAAACACATCAATGGTTGTCCAGCTGCAgtagaggacaaacagacacgcataatacacagcgggcttctttcactttctgtataCCAAAACCACGCAGAACTCTTTGGCTGGTCCAAGCCAAGACACTTGTttaaggtgcaatgcagtgggactgaacccagaatgtagttggaaacaaacttcttaccatacagccacacctgcgcatataatagaataaaaaaaattctggccTACACTTAacgaatttgtttcctcataattcTTTTGAAAATGCTTCAGACCATTCACtaccttgagtgaatttggtgaacagaaactgcgtggaagcctgCCATGTGCTTTTGCCCGTTTAACAACCAGAATGCAACTTAGtaatttggcaaaagggaccgatagaatgagtaccaactaaatactagggtcaattttttaaaactgaatccccttcaaaatggtgccccagcatagccaataactgaaacaaatcaaagttTTCACAAACTCAACCCCACCCCAAAAGAACTTTAGAAAAGTAAAATGCGAAATATTAACTTACCAAACCCAAAGGACCTATTTTGGGAGCCAATGAAGAGGTACCAGGCACCTCACCACCAACAGCTCTGATgtaaactgaaaatataaaaaacaaaagttaaaaataatCATAACGGAGCTATATTTTCAGGATAaaagctatatataaaaataatcataatgcAGCCATATTTTCCGAATAAAAGCCTCATGATTTTCAGTATAACATGCACACTATGCTTGTGTATTATACTATGTTATAATAGAATATTTAAATTCTATTTAAACACTTTTCTTTCAGAGCAAATTCAAGGCCATCATTGttgtaacatccacttttccaagtCAGCATAGGTAATATGGtgtttgaggtagattttctatggtcaaatGTTCTTCCTCACCCTTCTCCAAACATGTTTTCGTCAGTACCCTGTAAAGCGAGTGGCACCCAACCGTAgagaccaagccaaaacagagtCTGGGCAGCTCTTACTGACTAATGtcccgtcaaacccatgccaacatggaaaaaatgTTAAAGGATTAGAAATGACACCTTTTAGTGTGATTGATATTTACTTTACAACtaccacatgatgtcaagacaaggagacaccagcacatatatacacatttatatttacaatgaacttctttcagttcctatttatgaaatccactcaagggTTTGGTTGCGCCAGGACCAGaataaaagggttaaaccaaAGCGTTAAGCCCGgtcaaaaaaaaattgtgtaatagGCGTAAAATAACTTCCTCTAaacgattatgaaaaaaaaaatgcgcgcacgcgaaaggggagtAGGGGAGAgacctcggaaatttcacatcttcagtccacggcctttaaactaagaaaaaaaatagtgtaattggtgtaaaaccacttgttctaaacgattatcaagaacacacactcacacatgaatcataaactccatatttttgtacgtatttcgcaaaaaaaaaaaaaaggagaaattctggaaaaagtagACTGGCAGCTGATGCAGTTTCGCATCTCCCCTTGTAGCCGCGGAGACTGTTGTAGTCCTaggtatataaaataaagtatgttGAGACTGCTGGAGTACTTTCGGTCATAGGTCTTTTAGATAAGAGCTGTCCTAGAAGTAACAATCTAAAAAATAGATTACCTTGAAagagataactttaaaatatCTACAATTTTATGTCTTGAATTAGATGCCACACTTTCCAACTTAGTATATAGAAGGACGCTTACGACTATCGATCAATTAATCCaagtttattgatatatattcgcCTACTTTCAGAGTTACGGCCCTTCGACAGCGCCTTTTTAAAAGTGCTCTCTTAATTCTGCTTAATAtcccattattttttatttccttctaatTTCAGGAAAGCAATTCTAAGTTCGTCATCATGATATACTTTATGGAAAACATGAGTGTTAAGACTCGAttgactgcgtggcatcttgggccaaAATATCCAGTCAGTCTCTTGTCACAGACAAGATGCTACCATATGATTTATTTTATCGTGGCACTGGTTATATAACATCTGCCCATAATTTTGTTTAATCGGGCATCTTCCATTATTTTACCACGGGTCATTGTAAAAAACGGGTATTTATATAAAGTTTCATCACCCcaccccattttcctaaaagacGAGGGAAAAACTcgtatcttgtgaattttccgaattCTTCTCCCCACCCCCATTACTTTCTGcgtgtttttgttttcatattggtATTAAAAAAAGTTACTTTACTGAAAAGGATAAAATTCCATAATAAATGATCCAGGATTATTTTGTTACCCCTATTTATCAATGTTAGGTACAAGGAGATTCAAACTAAAAGTGGGGctgaaactgcattagccccctAAACAAGTTCCCGAAAACGAACATTCCAGACTTGGATATGCTTCATCTTTCGAGTGACACTCGGAATGATATTAAGAAACTTCCATCGTTCAaactttgtttattatttacaatttaaatTGCGAACATGCAAATCAAACGGCAGCGACAGATTttgataagatatatatttttagacacaaCTAGATTGATATTCCCCATCAACAACTTCCTTTCTTCAtaacttacagaaaaaaaaatccatgtttttttttcgttcAAATTAATGAAATTCTGCACAGATGATTTCAATcatcgtctctagtagacctttccgtcgatttccgtaaaaattttttttttacataagggcttgcgggaacttttgaagtaatgagagcgaaagagactaagagaaagcgattgtatgacgagagaagttcttttgaagttaccgtgcatgggagcattgatgtacatgtgtgtttgatggggtgtgggagacagacagtatgttgtgtaatcgacggaaaggtctactagagacgaaagatcgccttatattgtggccatgctggtacaCCGCCACGAACAAATCGATCACAGtacttttttaaagtttggtacttatctATTATCGTTCCCATTTGTCGAACGGCTACGTTACGGGGGgacataaaataaacacaccatcaaTAGTTGTCCAGCTGTAgtagaggacaaacagacacacataatacacggcgggcttctttcagtttccgcttactaAAACCACTCACGACTTTGGCCGatccaaggtgcaacgcagtgggactgaacctagaatgtggttgggaaacaaacttcttactacacagctacacctgcgcaTATGttgataagaataaaaaaaaaaaacctttgtaaGCAGTTTCGGATGATTGTCCTACACTTATAGAATTTGTTACTTCATAACTCTTTTGAAAATGCCAATTATTCAACGACATTTTGTAGAATTGTTTTCTAGAATGTAAATTACGTTATAAATCAAAGACTTTTTCACAAAGTTATGAAGAAAACGAAATCGGGAGGCGCACCAACCTGTAATTATGTCTCATTTCCCTTCAGACCATATTACACATGTTGGATTTTATACCACGAGGAAACAACATTTTCCTTTCTGTGATATTTTGTATCAAGAAAATAATGTTAGAGTAACCCGCACGAACAACTTTTGCAAGTGTTACGAAGGGAaaggtttaaaaaaattgtttaataattaaaGTTGTGTCGAAGATTCCAAGTATGGCGAAATTAAGTTCGCTGCCCATCATGATGTCCTAAGACTTCATTTGTattgcgtggcatctcgggccaAATATCTAGGTAcaatttaagaagagtggtcccggtgcgagCACTCGCGCATCCActctagctagtcgtgactagtggATCCTAccacgactacctagcaaagtaaataaaacagaaagggtcgactagctagcgcggatgcgcgcaccgggaccacgcTTAAATAGT of the Octopus sinensis linkage group LG16, ASM634580v1, whole genome shotgun sequence genome contains:
- the LOC115220431 gene encoding 60S ribosomal protein L12 produces the protein MPPKFDPSAVHIVYIRAVGGEVPGTSSLAPKIGPLGLSPKKVGDDIAKGTADCKGLKITVKLTIQNRQAAVSIVPSAASLIIKALKEPPRDRKKVKHVKHNGNLTFDDILGVARVMRDRSMSKTLAGTCKEILGTAQSVGCTVDGSHPHDVIEMINNGEYDVPAE